In the Ilumatobacteraceae bacterium genome, one interval contains:
- a CDS encoding copper resistance protein CopC, with protein sequence MAARHPFRLLLTVAIAALIGSVFSPGLAEAHTDFDYSLPTDGASVGEPVREITVAFTTPVTLIGNGFAVLDPQNNELEPFAVTDDDAVFRLQFDPPLAGGTVAVKYEVRAEDGHVLTGNFVFNVDAPVPTTVPPTTESSTTLVTTPVTDAPTTPPTTAPPSTSDGVDQTTPSAATTQPIDDVVDVVDDDGGSGNGIVVALAAVVALAAGGFLLVRSRTST encoded by the coding sequence ATGGCCGCCCGGCACCCGTTCCGTCTCCTGCTCACCGTGGCGATCGCGGCGCTGATCGGATCGGTGTTCTCCCCGGGGCTCGCCGAGGCGCACACCGACTTCGACTACTCGCTGCCGACCGACGGGGCGTCGGTCGGTGAGCCGGTGCGCGAGATCACGGTCGCCTTCACCACGCCGGTCACGCTCATCGGCAACGGGTTCGCCGTGCTCGACCCCCAGAACAACGAACTCGAACCGTTCGCCGTCACCGACGACGACGCCGTTTTCCGGTTGCAGTTCGACCCGCCGCTCGCCGGTGGCACGGTCGCGGTGAAGTACGAGGTGCGCGCCGAGGACGGTCATGTGCTCACCGGCAACTTCGTGTTCAACGTCGACGCACCCGTACCGACGACGGTGCCTCCGACCACCGAGTCGAGCACCACGCTCGTGACGACGCCGGTCACCGACGCGCCCACCACGCCGCCGACGACGGCACCTCCCTCCACGTCCGATGGCGTCGACCAGACCACGCCGAGCGCGGCCACCACGCAGCCGATCGACGACGTGGTCGATGTGGTCGACGACGACGGTGGATCCGGCAACGGCATCGTGGTGGCCCTCGCAGCCGTGGTCGCCCTGGCGGCCGGCGGCTTCCTGCTCGTCAGGTCACGCACCTCGACGTGA
- a CDS encoding CopD family protein, with the protein MRGIAVVGSTPLDDFLNDASSSDRGELLQRVGLFGSLFGVTLVVGLLVFLAVVHRGSRAEVAVLLRAVAVAGGMTVLGAAVELAGVASIGGLSWSDALTDDTGAAPMVRLLGGLLVVLGLFDHTVPVDEHHDAHQDAHHDEHHDEHHEVLSDRPDDQPTLGPDGDVRWVPASASAFGIVGAAVGVVSFWFDGHTVSRGPRVVHAVVDLVHVTAGGVWFGGLVGLCVVALLRRGSSVAPMVVRFSSVAAGALVMATLAGSLMTLMVIDGFDDLTGTEWGRLLIVKVAAVGATTLFGAYNHFVVVPALEAARSARAMERRAVATIGVEVALLALVVAVTVFLTSASIN; encoded by the coding sequence ATGCGCGGCATCGCCGTCGTCGGGTCGACGCCACTCGACGACTTCCTGAACGATGCGTCGTCCTCCGACAGGGGCGAGCTGCTGCAGCGGGTCGGCCTGTTCGGTTCGCTCTTCGGGGTGACGCTGGTCGTCGGCCTGCTCGTGTTCCTCGCGGTCGTGCATCGGGGGAGTCGGGCCGAGGTCGCGGTCCTCCTCCGCGCCGTCGCCGTCGCCGGTGGGATGACCGTGCTCGGTGCCGCGGTCGAACTCGCGGGCGTGGCGTCGATCGGCGGTCTGTCGTGGTCGGACGCGTTGACCGACGACACGGGCGCCGCGCCGATGGTCCGTCTGCTCGGCGGCCTGCTCGTCGTGCTCGGGTTGTTCGACCACACCGTCCCCGTCGACGAACACCACGACGCTCACCAGGACGCACACCATGACGAACACCATGACGAACACCACGAGGTGCTCAGCGACCGGCCGGATGACCAGCCGACCCTCGGGCCCGACGGTGACGTCCGGTGGGTTCCGGCCTCGGCATCGGCGTTCGGCATCGTCGGCGCCGCCGTCGGCGTGGTGTCGTTCTGGTTCGACGGCCACACCGTGTCGCGCGGCCCTCGGGTGGTGCACGCCGTCGTCGACCTCGTCCACGTCACCGCCGGCGGCGTCTGGTTCGGCGGTCTCGTCGGGCTGTGCGTCGTGGCCCTGCTGCGGCGAGGTTCCTCGGTCGCTCCGATGGTCGTCCGTTTCTCGTCGGTCGCCGCCGGTGCACTGGTCATGGCGACGCTCGCCGGTTCGCTGATGACCCTGATGGTCATCGACGGCTTCGACGACCTGACCGGCACCGAGTGGGGCCGCCTGCTGATCGTCAAGGTGGCAGCGGTCGGGGCGACGACGCTGTTCGGCGCCTACAACCACTTCGTCGTCGTGCCGGCCCTCGAGGCGGCACGATCCGCCCGGGCGATGGAGCGTCGGGCCGTCGCGACCATCGGCGTCGAGGTGGCGCTGTTGGCCCTCGTCGTCGCCGTGACGGTGTTCCTCACGAGCGCGTCGATCAACTGA
- a CDS encoding ABC transporter ATP-binding protein, whose protein sequence is MHATSVITAVPAAPSAVGTALIEAHDLTRVWGKGSAAQIGVGGVDLTIHRGEVVAVIGPSGSGKSTLGALLAGIDRPTSGSLVVDGTRIDRMKTDQLAAWRGRHVGIVFQDFHLLPTLTAAENVELAIELSGAGAGRRLRRSAARAALDRVGLGGHARKLPAQMSGGEQQRVGIARAMVTQPPLIVADEPTGALDQANGHAVFELLTGAAKSGTTVVFITHDLTLAGAADRTISMIDGAVASNVTKAGV, encoded by the coding sequence ATGCACGCAACGTCTGTCATCACCGCCGTCCCGGCGGCGCCCTCCGCCGTCGGGACCGCCCTCATTGAGGCCCACGACCTCACCCGTGTCTGGGGCAAGGGCAGTGCCGCCCAGATCGGCGTCGGCGGGGTCGACCTCACGATCCATCGTGGCGAGGTCGTGGCCGTCATCGGACCGTCCGGTTCCGGCAAGAGCACCCTCGGTGCGCTGCTCGCCGGGATCGACCGCCCGACGTCGGGGTCGCTCGTCGTCGACGGCACCCGTATCGACCGGATGAAGACCGACCAGCTCGCGGCCTGGCGCGGTCGCCACGTCGGCATCGTGTTCCAGGATTTCCACCTGCTGCCCACCCTCACCGCCGCCGAGAACGTCGAGCTCGCGATCGAGCTGAGCGGCGCCGGCGCAGGACGGCGTCTTCGCCGGTCGGCCGCCAGGGCGGCGCTCGACCGGGTCGGCCTCGGCGGTCATGCCCGAAAGCTCCCGGCTCAGATGAGCGGTGGTGAGCAGCAGCGCGTCGGGATCGCCCGCGCGATGGTGACGCAGCCACCGCTGATCGTCGCCGACGAGCCGACCGGCGCGCTCGACCAGGCGAACGGGCACGCCGTGTTCGAGCTCCTGACCGGCGCGGCGAAGTCCGGGACCACGGTGGTGTTCATCACGCACGACCTCACACTCGCCGGGGCCGCCGACCGGACGATCTCGATGATCGACGGTGCGGTTGCGTCGAACGTCACCAAGGCAGGTGTGTGA